Proteins encoded within one genomic window of Oncorhynchus masou masou isolate Uvic2021 chromosome 1, UVic_Omas_1.1, whole genome shotgun sequence:
- the LOC135551117 gene encoding retinoblastoma-like protein 2 isoform X2, whose product MLPQYSEDKDKMAKIPPNPSQLTSSLVNGIHGNDLNSPITHHERYSSPPAGSKMAACPTTPVSPSPSSSVIVTGQTVVTMASATVTTNNDQSVTIPVRGIDNDRGAITFTLSVVGQPIPPQQVSNTSTQQPQNPLPSTQSKGSISLFLRKVYYLVSMRLRDICVKLDICEALRLKIWTCVKHCTDLILDRHLDQILICAIYVMAKVTKVDMPFKLILQCYKTQPQASNCVFRSDLISGRNTKTSQNSPGGSNRENVDVDPSRSFLTYQSPPTHRTGPRAPCRQGQEERGHLIYFYNTVYVKQMKDFALRFTSSSLTIAGVETPPLSPYPCQRIGSLHRLRPSNHHSLYISPHKPSTHHSPRTGVLYIFSRSPSKVRGWTYLSNPANGSLTDPLLYFLFTNL is encoded by the exons atgctTCCCCAATACTCAGAGGACAAAGACAAGATGGCCAAGATCCCTCCCAACCCTTCACAGTTGACCTCAAGCCTTGTGAATGGGATCCATGGAAATGACCTGAACTCCCCGATTACCCACCATGAACGCTACAGCTCACCCCCTGCTGGCTCAAAGATGGCCGCTTGCCCTACCACACCAGTCagcccatccccctcctcctctgtcattgtTACTGGACAGACTGTAGTCACCATGGCATCAGCCACTGTCACCACCAACAATGACCAGTCAGTCACCATACCGGTTCGAG GCATTGACAATGACCGGGGAGCCATCACATTTACCCTCAGTGTTGTAGGTCAGCCCATTCCTCCACAGCAAGTCTCCAACACCTCTACCCAGCAGCCCCAgaaccctctaccctctacccagaGTAAGGGCTCCATCTCCCTGTTCCTCCGCAAG GTCTACTACCTGGTGAGCATGCGTCTGAGGGACATCTGTGTTAAACTGGACATCTGTGAGGCGCTGCGGCTGAAGATCTGGACCTGCGTTAAACACTGCACTGACCTCATTCTAGACCGACACCTGGACCAAATACTCATATGTGCCATCTATGTGATGGCCAAG GTAACCAAAGTGGACATGCCCTTCAAGCTCATCTTGCAGTGCTACAAGACTCAGCCTCAAGCAAGCAACTGT GTATTCAGAAGTGATCTGATCTCAGGGAGAAACACCAAGACCTCACAAAACTCTCCTGGAGGATCCAACAGAGAAAACG TTGATGTAGACCCCAGCAGAAGCTTTCTTACCTACCAGAGCCCTCCCACCCATCGTACAGGACCCAGAGCTCCCTGTAGACAgggccaggaggagagaggacacctCATCTATTTCTACAACACCGTCTATGTCAAACAGATGAAGGACTTTGCCCTGCGCTTTACCTCCAGCTCTCTGACCATAGCCGGG GTTGAAACCCCTCCCCTTTCGCCATACCCCTGCCAGCGTATTGGATCCTTGCACAGACTCCGCCCTTCCAACCACCATTCCCTCTACATCTCCCCCCACAAGCCCAGCACACACCACTCCCCCCGCACTGGGGTCCTCTACATCTTCAGCAGAAGCCCCTCAAAGGTCAGAGGTTGGACATACCTCTCAAACCCTGCTAACGGTTCCCTAACTGACCCTCTTCTATACTTCctattcaccaatttgtaa
- the LOC135551117 gene encoding retinoblastoma-like protein 2 isoform X1: MLPQYSEDKDKMAKIPPNPSQLTSSLVNGIHGNDLNSPITHHERYSSPPAGSKMAACPTTPVSPSPSSSVIVTGQTVVTMASATVTTNNDQSVTIPVRGIDNDRGAITFTLSVVGQPIPPQQVSNTSTQQPQNPLPSTQSKGSISLFLRKVYYLVSMRLRDICVKLDICEALRLKIWTCVKHCTDLILDRHLDQILICAIYVMAKVTKVDMPFKLILQCYKTQPQASNCSVLSFCQVFRSDLISGRNTKTSQNSPGGSNRENVDVDPSRSFLTYQSPPTHRTGPRAPCRQGQEERGHLIYFYNTVYVKQMKDFALRFTSSSLTIAGVETPPLSPYPCQRIGSLHRLRPSNHHSLYISPHKPSTHHSPRTGVLYIFSRSPSKVRGWTYLSNPANGSLTDPLLYFLFTNL; encoded by the exons atgctTCCCCAATACTCAGAGGACAAAGACAAGATGGCCAAGATCCCTCCCAACCCTTCACAGTTGACCTCAAGCCTTGTGAATGGGATCCATGGAAATGACCTGAACTCCCCGATTACCCACCATGAACGCTACAGCTCACCCCCTGCTGGCTCAAAGATGGCCGCTTGCCCTACCACACCAGTCagcccatccccctcctcctctgtcattgtTACTGGACAGACTGTAGTCACCATGGCATCAGCCACTGTCACCACCAACAATGACCAGTCAGTCACCATACCGGTTCGAG GCATTGACAATGACCGGGGAGCCATCACATTTACCCTCAGTGTTGTAGGTCAGCCCATTCCTCCACAGCAAGTCTCCAACACCTCTACCCAGCAGCCCCAgaaccctctaccctctacccagaGTAAGGGCTCCATCTCCCTGTTCCTCCGCAAG GTCTACTACCTGGTGAGCATGCGTCTGAGGGACATCTGTGTTAAACTGGACATCTGTGAGGCGCTGCGGCTGAAGATCTGGACCTGCGTTAAACACTGCACTGACCTCATTCTAGACCGACACCTGGACCAAATACTCATATGTGCCATCTATGTGATGGCCAAG GTAACCAAAGTGGACATGCCCTTCAAGCTCATCTTGCAGTGCTACAAGACTCAGCCTCAAGCAAGCAACTGT TCTGTATTGTCCTTCTGTCAGGTATTCAGAAGTGATCTGATCTCAGGGAGAAACACCAAGACCTCACAAAACTCTCCTGGAGGATCCAACAGAGAAAACG TTGATGTAGACCCCAGCAGAAGCTTTCTTACCTACCAGAGCCCTCCCACCCATCGTACAGGACCCAGAGCTCCCTGTAGACAgggccaggaggagagaggacacctCATCTATTTCTACAACACCGTCTATGTCAAACAGATGAAGGACTTTGCCCTGCGCTTTACCTCCAGCTCTCTGACCATAGCCGGG GTTGAAACCCCTCCCCTTTCGCCATACCCCTGCCAGCGTATTGGATCCTTGCACAGACTCCGCCCTTCCAACCACCATTCCCTCTACATCTCCCCCCACAAGCCCAGCACACACCACTCCCCCCGCACTGGGGTCCTCTACATCTTCAGCAGAAGCCCCTCAAAGGTCAGAGGTTGGACATACCTCTCAAACCCTGCTAACGGTTCCCTAACTGACCCTCTTCTATACTTCctattcaccaatttgtaa